From the genome of Spirochaetota bacterium:
CCCGGCATGCGCGGCAAGATCCTGCAGGGTTATTTTACGGCCGATGTTCGCGTAGATATATGCGCGTGTGCGTCCTGCAAGCGTATCGTCGTCGGAAGCCGCCGATCGCTCGAATTCGGCGATGAGCGCACGCAGACAGTTGTTGCGAAAAGCGATCGCCGGCGCATCGGGGGCGAATTTATCCGCATAAAGCCATTCCATCAGGGATCGGACGTTCTCCTTCGCCATCGCTATCCCGTCCACCAGAACAGCGTCGGGCCATGCTTTCAGAACCTCCGCCTCAAACTCCGGCCTAAGCCTCCTCGGTGCCTCAGTCATGCCTCCTCCTTCTCCTCTTCGTCAGACATCCTGCCGAGTTCCAGGCGGCGCGCG
Proteins encoded in this window:
- a CDS encoding helix-turn-helix transcriptional regulator; protein product: MTEAPRRLRPEFEAEVLKAWPDAVLVDGIAMAKENVRSLMEWLYADKFAPDAPAIAFRNNCLRALIAEFERSAASDDDTLAGRTRAYIYANIGRKITLQDLAAHAGIDRYTFIRSYKKTAGITPMEDARRIRLEKARDLIITTDDPLWSIAERSGFSSEFYFSQAFRRAYRIPPSSLRTGTKARNKS